From the Moraxella sp. FZFQ2102 genome, the window GTGGCGTAGGTGTAGGTGCAGGCTTGGCAGCAGGGCTGCCTGCGAATCGGATGGTTTTGGTTTCACCACGCGCATCAAGTACCGATTGACCGGTTTGGATGGCGTCTAGCTGAATGTTGCCATCGGCTGGGCTGACAGGCTGAACGGTGTTTTTGGTTTCGGTTTTGATTTGTTCAGCGATGAAGTCGCGTTCAGCTTTACTCAGTGCAGGCTCTTGGACGATGGTGTTGTTTGCCGTGACTTTGGCGATGGTGGTTGGCAAAGTATTTGCCAAGATCAGCTCTTGCTGTGATTGGGTATTTGCCTTGGTGTTGCCTGATTTTGGCACGACGAAATCAATGCTTTGTGCCGGTGCGGTTGCGACATAATCACCACCAAAGCCAAAGCCTTTTAGCGCAGATAATTTGGCATCCGTCGATGATGGCACGCTATCAGGAATGACGATGCGGTTTGGACCCATTTCATCGACCGTTTGGCTCAGTAGCGCTGGGTTTAGTAGGCGCAGTTCATCGACGCCGATGCCTGTGACCGATGAGACTTCAGCCAAGCTTACGCCATAATTGACAGGTACGGTACGAAAGTGGTTGTGGTTGGCGATCGCAGGTAGGCTGACACCATAGCTGTTTGGTTCTTTGACGATTTGCGCCACTGCCAAAAAGCGCGGCACATAGTTCATGGTTTCGGTCGGCAGTTTCAATGACCAATAATCGGTAGGCAAGCCCTGCTCTTGATTGGCTTTGATTGCGCGAGAAATACGCCCCGGTCCTGCGTTATAGGCAGCCAGTGCCAGTTCCCACGAGCCGAACTGATTATACAGGCTTGTCAAAAAGTCATAAGCAGCGCGCGTGGATTCGATGACATCGCGGCGACCATCATAGCTTGAGCTTTGGTTCAGACCATAGATACGGCCTGTACTTGGAATGAACTGCCACAGACCAGCGGCGGCAGCATTACTGGTGGCGGTCGGATCGTATGAACTTTCGATGATCGGCAATAGCGCCAATTCAGATGGAATGCCGCGGCGTTCTGCTTCGGCGACGGTGTGATGTAGATAACGCGATGCGCGTGCTGTTAGACGATCTAGATAACTTTGGCGAGAATAGAACCATGATTTCTGCGCTTCGATGCGTGCATTGCTGCGATCAGGCATACGATAGCCACGGCGGATGCGCTCCCACAAGTTACCATAGCGCGATACTGCCAATTCATCACCTTCCACCATCGACATATCGGTGGCTTGTAGCAGATCTTCGAGCGCATCGAGCATCTGCGGATCAAGCACGCCTGTATAAGCAGTATTGGCAGTCTTGGCTGAGTTGCCCTGCACCATCTTGGTGCTGGTCGGCTGAGTTGATGAAGTCGGTGCGCTGCTACACGCTGCCAAAATACAAGATGAAATGGCAATACTTAAAGGCTTAACTAAACGGCTTTTTTTGGGACTTGTTGGGCGTGTCATCACTTATCCTTTATCATCAAACTCAGCAAAAATCACGGGATGAGCGTATCATCTACAAAAAGCTCAATAATGCCTTATTTTGACAATTTTATCAACCGCTAGACAAGGATAAATGATCAATAACCGCGCGATATTAACACAAATACACGCGCGGTAAATATTGCGTAAGAATTAGGATAGTGATGTTATTTCAATGATTTTGGTATATCGCTATGCCAAACCATCAATCAACCGTCACTTGTGCAACCGATCTTAGCAACACAGTATTGCCATCAAGCTGTGAGAGTGTCGCTCGTGATGATGTTTTGATGGTGACAGGTTTGCCTGCTTGCGTCCAAGTCTCGGTGGTCGTTACTTGTGCGCGGGCTTGATTACCTGTGATCACCACATCGCTGATGCTGATTTGGTAGCGATAATTAGTGGCTTTTGCCCAGCTTTTTTGTAGCATTTGCAAGTAGCCATCTTTGTTTAGACTGGTGGTTTTGTTGTTTCTTGATAAAGAAATGATGGCATCATCGGCGATCAGCTTAGAGATTTGACCAATATTTTGGCTATTGGCAGCGGTGCGCATGGTGGCCGCAAAGCTTGTCACACCGCGTTCGCTCATCGCATAAGCAGGGGTACTGATTAAGCTTTGTGCGCCAAGTGCGGTGATGAATACGCCAAGACCCAAGCCCTTGCCAAGATTTTTGCCTGATAATTTACTTAAGCTGCCAATTACCGTAGTCAATAAGCTGGCATTCACAGTTTGTTTTAAAAATTGACGGGTACTTTGTTTCATAAAAAGCCCTTGTTAATCGGTGGATGATGGGCAAAATTTTTCACCCTATCGGCTTAATACCACAATAGCAAGCCAAACTTAAGCAACGATGGCTAATTGTAACATTTTGTTGCAAATTTGGGAAGTCTGTGTGCAAAAATTTATTGACCACAAATTCTCTGTCTACAGAACGGCAAAAAGGGACATCACTGCCCCTTTTTATTAAGATGATTTGTCTTCGCTGATTTCTTGTTCGCTGTCGTCTTGTTCAAGCTTTGCACCCAAGCGTGCCATACGGCGATCCATCAGCTGATGCGCCAAGGCTTGCATATCATCGACTCGGTCAAATTCATCGACAATCTCAAGCCCAAGCAGTGTCTCTAGCACATCTTCAAGACTCACTAAGCCTTTGACTTCACCAAATTCACCGACCGCCAGTGCAATATGCACGCGCTCTTTAAGCATCAAGTCCAATAGATCGAACAATTTCATCTTGGCAAACACAAAGTTAATATCGCGTTTAAACTGCTTAATCGGTGTGTGAATGCCTTGATTTGCCTTGGCGATGAGTAAGTCAGACTTCAGCACAAAGCCTGTGGCATTGTCCAAATCTTCATCATAAATCGGAAAGCGCGAGAATGGTAACTTTGGGTGTAAAGCGAGCACTTCACCGACAGTCATGTTCTCATCAAAAGCCATCACCACCGAGCGCGGGCTAACGATGTCTTCGACATTGATCACGCCTAGCGCCAATGAGTTTTTGATGATACGAGTCTCAAGCGCGCTCATCTGACCTGAGCTTTCGCCTTGGGTGGCAAGTGCCAAAAATTCATGACGATTAAAGCCGCTTTCTTGATGACCCTTGGTCAAAAAACGCGAGATTTTCTCAGTGATCCAAATGATCGGCATTAGTAGCCAGTTGATCGCGCGCACATAATAAGCAACAGGCGTAGCAAATCGACGCCAATAAGTCGTGCCAAGCGTCTTTGGAATGATCTCAGTACCGATCAAAATCACCAAAGTCAGTACACCACTGAATACCCCGAACCACACATCACCAAAGACGATGACCGCTTGTGCGCCTGCGCCCAATGAACCCAGCGTGTGCGCTACGGTATTAAGCGTCAAAATCGCTGAGATTGACTTTTCGATATTGTCAATTTTTACTTCTTTTAAGAGCGCGGCGATTTTTGGGCGATCTTCTTGTAGCGTATCGATGTATGACGGTGTCATCGTCAAAAGCACCGCTTCTGATACCGAACACACAAAAGAGACAATGAGCGATAAAGAAATGAAAAAAATCAATAAAATCAAATTGATCGGTGTGCCACCAAGCTCAAAGCTTGCGTGTGCTGCCATCGGCATGATGGCGATCAGCGCGCAACAAATTACGGCAAAATATGATGAGTGCAAAGGTCGCTGTCGGGGCATAAAAATTATATGATAACCAAAATTATCGCTCATATTAAGTGAAAATGCGCATAACTGCAAGCATAGTTTTGTGAATATCTGTCAAGCTGCGCTGAAAATACTGCCACTTCTAGGTAAATTGTGCTATTATAGCGGTTATTTTTCATTCGTATTTGTCGGCTTTGGGCAATTGATGGTGCGATCGCGGTGCATTTGCGCCAAGTTTATTGCCATTGATACTGATCATTGACGATCATTTTAAGTTTTCATACATTTTTAATACGCATTGTAGGAGTTTTTATGCTAGATTTATTCATCACAGCGGCACACGCTAGCGCAGGCGCACCAGCAGGTCAGCAATCACTATTGATGAACCTGTTAATCCCTGTAGCATTTTTTGCGATTTTTTATTTCTTGATCATCCGCCCACAGTCTAAGCGCAACAAGCAACACAAAGCGATGGTTGATGGCTTGGCAGCAGGTAACGAAGTGGTATTTGCTGGCGGTTTGATTGGTAAAATCAAAAAAGTCGAAGGCGATTATGCTGTCATCAGCCTAGGCACCACCGAAGTGAAGATCCAAAAAGCTAGCGTCTTGATGGTTCTGCCTGCTGGTACTGTTGATAATATCTGATCCATCGTAATGCCCAAACTGTAAGCTTAATCTTGGATTTGTCTTGCAGTTTTGGGTTGTTTTTATTTTTGCAGTGACATCATTTGTGTAATATTATTCAGATTATTACAATAAATAAAATATAAACACTGCACAATCATTAAGAAATCCCTATGCACTACCCTGCTTGGAAATACATACTCATCGCAGTGGTGCTTGCTTTTTGTAGCATTTTTGCACTACCGAATTTATACCCTGATGAGCCAGCCGTACAGATCACCGGTGCGACTGCAGGCACTGAGCTGACTGATGCTGTCTTGACGCAAGCCCAAAGCGCGCTTAGTAATGCCGGTCTTGAGCATCATGGCGGCAGTTTTGAGAATAACAGCGCATTGGTTCGCCTAAAAACCCCAGAAGATCAGCTAAAAGCACAAGAAGTGCTGCGCCGTGATCTGGGCGAGAACTATGTCGTCGCACTAAACCTTGCGCAGACCACGCCAGAATGGCTAAAAAACCTTGGCGCAAAGCCGATGAAACTGGGTCTGGACTTGCGTGGCGGTGTACGCTTCGTGCTTGAAGTAGATATGGCAAAAGCCCTAGAGCAGCGCCTAGCGACCGCAAGCCAAGAAGCGCGCCGTACTTTGCGTTCCAATCAAATCCCTGTTGCCAGTTTGCGCACCACTGCCAATGGTATGGTGCTGACTTTCACCAGTAATGAAGAACGCAGTCGCGCCCAAAGTGTCTTACAAAACACCATGGGGCTTGACTTTACCCTGCGTCCTTATATGGATGCCCAAGGTGCTGCGCTGGAGCTAACTTATACCGAAGCGAAGCTGAACGAGATCAATGAATACGCGGTTAGCCAAAACTTGACCACGCTAAGAAATCGTATCAATGAGCTTGGCGTCGCTGAAGCCTTGGTACAAACTCAAGGCGCGAACCGTATCGTCGTTGAGCTACCCGGTGTCCAAGATACCGCAGAAGCAAAGCGTGTCTTGGGTCGTACCGCAAACCTAGAGTTTCGCATGGTCAGCGATCAAGCAGCGACTTATAGCGGCGTGGGTATTCCACCTGCAGGTACAGAAGTATTCCCATTTGGTGAGCTAAACGGTCCACCTGTGCTGCTTGAGCGCCAAGCCATCATCACCGGTGAGCGCGTACAAGGTGCACAGCCGGGTCTTGACCAAAATGGTATGCCACAAGTTGCCATCACGCTAGATACTGCTGGCGGCCGCTTGATGCAAAACGCCACGCGTACCGCGATCGGCAAGCCAATGGCAGTGCTGTTCATCGAACATAAGCAAAAAGTCAGCTATGAAACTGACCCTGCGACAGGCGAACAAAAAGAAATCCGCACCCCTTATACCGAAAGCCGCGTGATCAACCAAGCGACCATTCAAGCGGTATTGGGTTCGCAGTTTGTCATCACAGGTCTAAACAGTGATGCTGAAGCGGGTGAGCTTGCCCTACTGCTACGCTCTGGTGCGTTGGCTGCGCCGATGTATTTTGTTGAAGAGCGCACCATCGGTCCGTCATTGGGTCAAGAAAACATCGATAAAGGTCTGCTATCAACGCAGATCGGCTATCTGCTGGTATTCTTGTGGATGGTGATTTTCTATCGTTTCTTTGGTGTGGTTGCCAATATTGCACTGGCATTCAATGTGATCATGATGGTCGCGATCATGTCGCTACTGGGTTCGTCATTGACGCTACCAGGTATTGCAGGTATTGTTTTGACCATCGGTATGGCGGTCGATGCTAATGTGTTGATTTTTGAGCGTATTCGTGAAGAGCTTGCCAATGGTGTGCGTGCCAAAAACGCCATCGCTGCAGGTTTTGATCGCGCCTTTAGCTCAATTGTCGATGCCAACATCACCACGCTATTGATCGCCTTTATCTTGTTTGCCATCGGTACAGGTCCGATTAAGGGCTTTGCGGTGACATTGGCAATTGGTAACATCACATCGCTATTTACCGCCATCGTGGTGACGCGTGCGATCATCCATCTGTGGTATGGCTATCGTAAGAATGTGACTAAACTGAGCATTGGTTAGGAGTTGACAGATGAGTAATGAAAATAACCCAATCGACCCTACCACGCCATCAGCTGACGGTAGCTCTGTGCGCCGTCGCCGTGGTCCGCGTCGTGATGGTAAAGGCTCAAATGCACTTGCCAACCAACAAGCCCTAGCCAATCAAGCGATCATCAGCGAACAGACTGACGATGCTGCCGAAAAAGCAGGCGGTATCAAGCTGATCGCCAATCAGCGCATCATTCCGTTTTTGAAAATCGAAAAACCGATGATGTTGATCTCCTTGCTGCTTGTCGTGGCAAGTATCATCGCCATCGTGGTTAAGGGTCTAAACTTCGGTCTGGACTTCACAGGCGGTGTCTCAGCTGATGTGCGCTATGAACATTCGGTTGAGCAGGTGCAAGTTGTCGATGCCTTGGCAAAAAATGGCTTTAATGATGCAGTTGTGCAGTATTTGGGCACGAACCAAGAGCTATTGATCCGCCTACCACCCCAAGAAGGCAGCCCTGACGGCTTGACCGCAGTACTGGATAAGGCATTGGATTTACCAAATAACCTTGCCACCGTTGATAATATCAACATCATCGGTAGCCAAGTCGGTAATGAAATTTATCTAAATTCATTATTGGCACTTGCGATGGCATTGGGCATGATGCTTGTGTATATCTCAATCCGCTTTCAGTTCAAGCTTGCCATGGGTGCGATGCTGTCTCTGTTCCATGACGCGGTCGTCGTCGTCGGTATTTTTGCGATTTTCGGCTTACCGTTTGACTTGACTGTCTTGGCTGCGGTACTTGCTCTGATCGGTTATTCGGTGAACGATACCATCGTTGTGTATGACCGTATCCGTGAGAATTTCCGCCGTGTGCGTGGCTTATCGCCGCGTGAGGTAGTCGATTTGTCATTGACCGAGACTTTGCGCCGTACGATCATGACCAGTGGTACTGTACTTGTCGTGGTCATTGCCATGCTGTTCCTTGGTGGTGATGGCTTGTACTGGTTCTCGTTCGCGCTATTGATTGGCTTGATCGCTGGTACTTATTCATCGATCTATATCGCAAGCTCAATCCCACTGATGATGGGTCTATCACGCGAAGATTTCGTGGTGAAAGTCAAGCCGGAATTCGCCGAAGAAGAAGTGATTTTCGCTGATCCAGAATTACAAAACAGTAAAGACTGATCGGCAGATGATCGAAATACGCTCAAGGTTTTTGGGCGTATTTTTTTGTACCAAACTTGTGATGATGGCTCAAATCGGCTATGATGGTTTTTTTAAAAAACCAATTGACAGAGTACATCATCATGACCACACAAAACAGTCCAAATGCCAAGCATCACCTATCAAATATCGTCGTCTATTGTGGATCAAACTTCGGCAATGATCCAAGCTTTTATGCAGCGGCGGTCGCAACGGGCAAGGCAATCGCCGAACGCGGTGCGCGCCTAATTTATGGTGGTGGTAATGTCGGTTTGATGGGTGTGGTCGCTGATAGTGTGCTTGAACACGATGGTGAAGCCATTGGTATTATCCCTAAGTTTTTAAAAGATAAAGAAGTGGCGCACACGAAGCTGACCGAGCTTGTGATCACTGACTGCATGGCAGAGCGCAAGCTTGCGATGATTCATCGTGGCGATGCGTTTATCGCCCTACCTGGTGGCATCGGCACTTATGAAGAGCTGTTCGAAGTGCTGTCATTATTACAGCTGAAGCAGCACGCGCATCCGATCGGTGTGCTCAATATCAATGGTTTTTTTGACCCACTACTTGCCATGCTAAAAGCCACCACCGAAGCAGGCTTTATGCCGATGGCAAATGTCTCACTGCTGTGCGTGGCGGATGATATTGACGCATTGCTGGCACAGATGCAGCAGTTTGAGTTCATTGATAGCCAAAAATGGGTCAAGCCTGCTTGGATGACAGATGATAAAATCGTGCCAAGTTTTATTGATAAAACCGACTGATCTACCATCAAATACGCGCACAAGGATGATTTTACGGTGAATTTTGTGAAATTTTTGACAATTTGTACCAAAATATTACAAAAAACACTTGCAATAAAATAAAACGAATGTACACTATAGATATCTGATTTTTGCGCCAATCATCTTATGCATTAATAAGTGTTTTTACGATTGGGCACTCATAAATTGTAGCGATTGCTAACTTTTAAACATTTTTAGAGAAGGTGATGTGATGGACATCAAAAAAATTCGTGAATTAGTGGATTTGATGGAAGAAAAAGACCTATTAACCCTAGAATACGGTCATGATGATAATTACATCAGCCTAACGCGTAATACTGCGGTGCAGACGGTTGCTGTACCACAAGTTGCCGCCGCTCCTGCTACTGCCCCGAGCGCTCCTGTTGCCAAGACTCCTGCAGGTAAAGTAGAAACTTCACCGATGGTTGGTGTGTTCTATTCTGCACCAAGCCCAAATGATCCACCATTTGTCAAAGTCGGTCAAAAAGTCGAAGCTGGTGACACCTTGGGCATCATCGAAGCGATGAAAATCATGAATCCACTAGAAGCCACCCAAAGCGGCATCATCGAAGAGATTTTGGTTAGCAATGCTGAAGTGGTCGAATTTGGTCAGCCTGTCATCCGCTACAAAGCCTAACAGGATATCACCATGATTAAAAAACTGCTCATTGCCAACCGTGGCGAGATTGCGCTGCGCATCGTGCGTGCCTGTAAGCAGCTTGGCATTGCGACGGTGGGCGTGTACTCGACTGCTGATAAAGATCTGATGCATTTGCGCTTTGTTGATGAAGCGGTCTGCATCGGTAACGCACCATCGACCCAAAGCTATCTGGATATGAATGCCCTACTGGCTGCAGCTGAAGTCACAGGCGCTGATGCCATCCACCCTGGTTATGGCTTTTTGTCAGAGAATGCAGAATTCGCTGAAAAAGTCGAAGAAGCGGGTTTGACATTCGTTGGTCCACACCCTGAGCACATTCGCTTGATGGGTAATAAGGTCTCAGCGATCAATGCCATGAAAGATGCTGGCGTACCGACCGTACCAGGCTCGGTGGGTGCGGTGACTTTGGGCAATGCCGAAGAGCAAGCACGCAAGATCGGTTTTCCGCTGATCGTCAAGGCTGCTGCTGGTGGCGGTGGTCGTGGTATGCGCGTGGTGGAACGCTTTGAAGAGCTGATCAATCAAGTCCAAGCCGCCAAAACCGAAGCCCAAAGCGCCTTTGGTGATGACACTGTGTATATGGAGCGTTTTTTGAAAAATCCGCGCCATGTCGAAGTGCAAGTCTTGGGCGATGGTAATGGCAATGCGCTGCACCTGTTTGATCGTGACTGCTCACTACAGCGCCGCCACCAAAAAGTGCTGGAAGAAGCCCCTGCCCCAGATATTCCTGATGATGTGCGCACACCGATTCTAGAAGCGTGCGTGCGTGCGTGCGAACAGATCGGCTATCGCGGCGCAGGTACTTTTGAATTCTTGTACGAAGATGGTCAATTTTTCTTCATTGAGATGAATACGCGCGTGCAGGTCGAGCACCCTGTGACCGAGATGATCACAGGTATTGATATTGTCGTTGAGCAGCTGAAAATCGCTGCAGGCTATGGCTTATCTTATCATCAAGATGAGATCGCCATCCGCGGTCATGCCATCGAATGCCGTATCAATGCCGAAGATCCAAAGACCTTTATGCCATCACCAGGTAAAATCGGTCAGCTATTCACGCCGAGTGGTTCAGGTATTCGTTTTGATTCGCACTTGTATCAAGGCTACACGATTCCAAGCTACTATGACTCATTGATCGGTAAGCTGATCTGTCATGCACAGACGCGTCGCCAAGCGATCGCCAAGACCTTGCATGCATTGGATGAATTGGTTGTCGAAGGCATTAAGACCAATATTCCACTGCACCGCGATGTGATTTTAAAAGATGAAGCGTTTTGTGAAGAAGCGCAAAACATTCATTATCTGGAAAATCATATGCTCAATGCCGACAAGCCCAAAAAGCCTGCCGAAGATCCCTTGGCATAATCGCATATAAATCATCAACAGTCAGTGTCGATCACTGGCTGTTTTTCATATCTTTTATATAATAAAAAGCTGTGATGTTACTCACAGCTTTTGTTTGGTTGATTATAAACCTAAGGCGTATCAGGTGTATCATCAAGATCGGGTTCGTCAGGAATGACTTCCATCTCATCATATGGCAACTCATAATCTGCACCATCATCAGCTGCCGCGCCAATGCCTGTAGTCATCGCGATCATTGCTTTAAGATAGTGGTTATCCCCTTCTTTTAATCGTGCAAACAGATCATTGCCATATTCGAATAGATTAACACTGTTGGCATCATTCGGCATACGATGCGCCGATGGCAAGCGCGCAAAGGTATCGTGCATCACTGGAATGATGGTGGTAAAGCTATCCACCACCAGTGGCGTGCTAGATGTTTGCGTTTGATCACCAAGATAATAACGCTGATGCATCCATTTCAGCCCTTTGCCCTGCAGTCCATAGTGTGACACTGGCGCGTATGCTGATGACTCGCTTTGGGTTTGATTTTGTGTGCTTGCCATATAGCCATCCATCACTTGTGCCAAATATGACAGCAGTACATGGATCATGGTTCGGCTATTGAGCTTGACTTCTTCATCTGCGGTGATGTCAGTCGGCGGCTCGCCTGTGATTTGATTGATGATGATGCGGCTTTCACCTTCTTCGATGGTGCGCTCAGGCGGCATGAATACCGCTTGATATTCAGGGATTGCTTCGATGATGGCATTGTACAAGGTATCGGCAAAGATATAGTCAGCGAAGTTTTTTGCCTGCATGCTTGGCTGTGCGCGGATAATCCGATCGCTACCAGTGATTATCTGAAGCTGTGCATCGGTCAGCTGCTCACGCAGATGTGGTAAATTGATCAGTGAATCTGCATTCGTCCAAGTGAATGATGATGTATCCAAGCTATAAAAGCTTTGTTTTTTGGCATCCAATAGCCCTTGCAAGAATTTTTTATAAAAATCTTTTGGCAAACTGTCATCATTCAGCGGAATTTTTAGCCATTTATTATGCCAAGCTGTGCCAAGCTCTTTATCAAGCGCTTGGCTATTAATCAGTGCCAAATGATCCGCCCATAGGTATAGATCGCCTTTTTTTAGATCAAAATACATCGGCTGAGTGATGCGCGCTTGTAGGTTTTTGCTCTGATATTCAGCGATGGGCAAGATGGTGATATGACCTGCCAACGGCTGATAATTCCCCATCACTTCAATGCGACTTGGCTTAATCAAGTAAGCATCAGTCAGCGCTGCTTTTTTGGCGTCTAATGCGCTGTGTTTGGTGGCAGGCTGCTCACTGTGCGCTTGATAAGCATCAAAAAATTGGTCAAATTGTGCATCGATTGGCAATTGAGTATTTTTTTCAAAAAACCCATCAGTGTCAAATTCTGCCGCTGTAGCTTGGGTTTGGCATTCGTTAAACTGTGCCTTGAAAGCATCCAGTTTATCTTGATATGCCGATGCGTCTAAGTTTTCGATATCTACACCTGCTGCCTGTAGCTGCTTAAGCCATGCGATATAAGCAGTATCATGCACTTGCTCGCAGTTTGTGGCATCGGTGGTAGTGCCAGCAGTCGCCAAGGCATCGCGCTGCATGGCATTGGTCACAGCAATATCGGTTCGATAGCCGAACGATGTGCGCAGCTGCGACTGTATGGCACTGCCAAGTGCATCTTGGGCGTTGATGGACTGTGCGGTATTTGCTTGATGGTTTGTAATCTGTGTCGTAGCGCAGCCTGATAACGCCGCCAATGACAAGCACAGACTAAAGGTTTTTAACGATGTTTTCATAAGATATCCTACTTAAATGTGCTTGAATTATTTTGGCTCTTGACCGCTCTGTTCTGTATGCGACTCCTCCATCGCTTCAACGCAAGCATAATAAGTGCTTAAAATTACATCAAGCTCTGCGCCGTCGTTAAGTTGCTGATCAAATTGCGCATCACAGTGATTTGGCTCAACATAGCTTGCGCGCTGCTGTGCTGCTAGGCGTGCCAGTTTATTTTCTTGGCGAATATTGGCAAGCCATGCATTACCGTCTTTGGCATCACCAGTGAAACTTTGGGCAAGCTTATCAGCATAGGCATGACGGAACGGCTGATCGCTGTAGCGCGTCTGACCGATGGTCTGTAGGCTGACATTGAGCATCGGCTGCTTGATAGCCTGCACTGACTGCATCCCGATCATGCGTCCGCGACTGTCAAGATAATAATATATCGAGCCGTTAAAATTCATCGGCAGCACTGATTCGACAAGCGCAAAGATACTGCCCAAATCATCGCTGTGATAGCCTTGATTGATCAATAGCCAATCATCGATCGCTTGCTTGATTTTGCTAGCATCAAACTTACCTTGCGCAGTGTATTTATCAGGATGAGCATCGACATAGGCTTTGAGTTCATTTGCCAAAAT encodes:
- a CDS encoding nuclear transport factor 2 family protein translates to MKQSTRQFLKQTVNASLLTTVIGSLSKLSGKNLGKGLGLGVFITALGAQSLISTPAYAMSERGVTSFAATMRTAANSQNIGQISKLIADDAIISLSRNNKTTSLNKDGYLQMLQKSWAKATNYRYQISISDVVITGNQARAQVTTTETWTQAGKPVTIKTSSRATLSQLDGNTVLLRSVAQVTVD
- the secF gene encoding protein translocase subunit SecF — encoded protein: MSNENNPIDPTTPSADGSSVRRRRGPRRDGKGSNALANQQALANQAIISEQTDDAAEKAGGIKLIANQRIIPFLKIEKPMMLISLLLVVASIIAIVVKGLNFGLDFTGGVSADVRYEHSVEQVQVVDALAKNGFNDAVVQYLGTNQELLIRLPPQEGSPDGLTAVLDKALDLPNNLATVDNINIIGSQVGNEIYLNSLLALAMALGMMLVYISIRFQFKLAMGAMLSLFHDAVVVVGIFAIFGLPFDLTVLAAVLALIGYSVNDTIVVYDRIRENFRRVRGLSPREVVDLSLTETLRRTIMTSGTVLVVVIAMLFLGGDGLYWFSFALLIGLIAGTYSSIYIASSIPLMMGLSREDFVVKVKPEFAEEEVIFADPELQNSKD
- the accB gene encoding acetyl-CoA carboxylase biotin carboxyl carrier protein, producing MDIKKIRELVDLMEEKDLLTLEYGHDDNYISLTRNTAVQTVAVPQVAAAPATAPSAPVAKTPAGKVETSPMVGVFYSAPSPNDPPFVKVGQKVEAGDTLGIIEAMKIMNPLEATQSGIIEEILVSNAEVVEFGQPVIRYKA
- the secD gene encoding protein translocase subunit SecD, whose product is MHYPAWKYILIAVVLAFCSIFALPNLYPDEPAVQITGATAGTELTDAVLTQAQSALSNAGLEHHGGSFENNSALVRLKTPEDQLKAQEVLRRDLGENYVVALNLAQTTPEWLKNLGAKPMKLGLDLRGGVRFVLEVDMAKALEQRLATASQEARRTLRSNQIPVASLRTTANGMVLTFTSNEERSRAQSVLQNTMGLDFTLRPYMDAQGAALELTYTEAKLNEINEYAVSQNLTTLRNRINELGVAEALVQTQGANRIVVELPGVQDTAEAKRVLGRTANLEFRMVSDQAATYSGVGIPPAGTEVFPFGELNGPPVLLERQAIITGERVQGAQPGLDQNGMPQVAITLDTAGGRLMQNATRTAIGKPMAVLFIEHKQKVSYETDPATGEQKEIRTPYTESRVINQATIQAVLGSQFVITGLNSDAEAGELALLLRSGALAAPMYFVEERTIGPSLGQENIDKGLLSTQIGYLLVFLWMVIFYRFFGVVANIALAFNVIMMVAIMSLLGSSLTLPGIAGIVLTIGMAVDANVLIFERIREELANGVRAKNAIAAGFDRAFSSIVDANITTLLIAFILFAIGTGPIKGFAVTLAIGNITSLFTAIVVTRAIIHLWYGYRKNVTKLSIG
- the yajC gene encoding preprotein translocase subunit YajC, which codes for MLDLFITAAHASAGAPAGQQSLLMNLLIPVAFFAIFYFLIIRPQSKRNKQHKAMVDGLAAGNEVVFAGGLIGKIKKVEGDYAVISLGTTEVKIQKASVLMVLPAGTVDNI
- the accC gene encoding acetyl-CoA carboxylase biotin carboxylase subunit, with the protein product MIKKLLIANRGEIALRIVRACKQLGIATVGVYSTADKDLMHLRFVDEAVCIGNAPSTQSYLDMNALLAAAEVTGADAIHPGYGFLSENAEFAEKVEEAGLTFVGPHPEHIRLMGNKVSAINAMKDAGVPTVPGSVGAVTLGNAEEQARKIGFPLIVKAAAGGGGRGMRVVERFEELINQVQAAKTEAQSAFGDDTVYMERFLKNPRHVEVQVLGDGNGNALHLFDRDCSLQRRHQKVLEEAPAPDIPDDVRTPILEACVRACEQIGYRGAGTFEFLYEDGQFFFIEMNTRVQVEHPVTEMITGIDIVVEQLKIAAGYGLSYHQDEIAIRGHAIECRINAEDPKTFMPSPGKIGQLFTPSGSGIRFDSHLYQGYTIPSYYDSLIGKLICHAQTRRQAIAKTLHALDELVVEGIKTNIPLHRDVILKDEAFCEEAQNIHYLENHMLNADKPKKPAEDPLA
- a CDS encoding CNNM domain-containing protein gives rise to the protein MTPSYIDTLQEDRPKIAALLKEVKIDNIEKSISAILTLNTVAHTLGSLGAGAQAVIVFGDVWFGVFSGVLTLVILIGTEIIPKTLGTTYWRRFATPVAYYVRAINWLLMPIIWITEKISRFLTKGHQESGFNRHEFLALATQGESSGQMSALETRIIKNSLALGVINVEDIVSPRSVVMAFDENMTVGEVLALHPKLPFSRFPIYDEDLDNATGFVLKSDLLIAKANQGIHTPIKQFKRDINFVFAKMKLFDLLDLMLKERVHIALAVGEFGEVKGLVSLEDVLETLLGLEIVDEFDRVDDMQALAHQLMDRRMARLGAKLEQDDSEQEISEDKSS
- a CDS encoding TIGR00730 family Rossman fold protein, with the protein product MTTQNSPNAKHHLSNIVVYCGSNFGNDPSFYAAAVATGKAIAERGARLIYGGGNVGLMGVVADSVLEHDGEAIGIIPKFLKDKEVAHTKLTELVITDCMAERKLAMIHRGDAFIALPGGIGTYEELFEVLSLLQLKQHAHPIGVLNINGFFDPLLAMLKATTEAGFMPMANVSLLCVADDIDALLAQMQQFEFIDSQKWVKPAWMTDDKIVPSFIDKTD